The Brevibacillus brevis genome contains a region encoding:
- a CDS encoding NAD-dependent deacylase produces the protein MEHLAHWLRTSSFTVVFTGAGMSTESGLPDFRSQSGLWRGKDPMQLASTRAMMENREAFVEFYQMRIQGLITCKPHAGHECLAEWERRGFVHGIITQNVDGFHQEAGSLAVAELHGSLAKIRCLACGTEYANTRYLEEQGTICACGGFLRPGVVLFGESLPQSQVDQAISWTEQADLFIVLGSSLTVSPANWFPQHAKERGARLVIVNQEPTPLDAWADEVIQNERIGEVLKRVGQSLGD, from the coding sequence ATGGAACATCTGGCACACTGGTTGCGGACATCTTCCTTTACCGTTGTATTTACTGGAGCAGGCATGTCGACAGAGAGTGGCTTGCCTGATTTTCGTTCACAGTCTGGGCTATGGCGCGGCAAAGATCCGATGCAACTCGCGAGTACACGCGCGATGATGGAGAATCGGGAAGCGTTTGTGGAATTTTATCAGATGCGCATTCAAGGATTGATAACCTGCAAGCCACACGCCGGACACGAATGCTTAGCAGAATGGGAACGGCGTGGATTCGTTCATGGGATCATTACACAAAATGTAGATGGCTTTCATCAAGAAGCGGGAAGCTTGGCTGTAGCCGAACTCCATGGCTCCCTTGCGAAAATCCGCTGTCTCGCCTGCGGGACGGAGTATGCCAACACGCGTTATCTGGAGGAACAAGGGACGATCTGCGCATGCGGAGGATTTTTGCGTCCGGGTGTTGTCCTATTTGGGGAATCTTTGCCGCAATCGCAAGTCGATCAGGCCATCTCGTGGACCGAACAAGCCGATTTGTTCATCGTATTAGGTTCTTCGCTTACCGTGAGTCCAGCCAATTGGTTTCCGCAGCATGCAAAAGAAAGAGGGGCCAGACTGGTCATTGTCAATCAGGAACCAACCCCATTGGATGCATGGGCAGATGAGGTCATCCAAAATGAACGGATCGGCGAAGTGCTGAAAAGAGTAGGACAATCGTTAGGAGATTAA
- a CDS encoding DUF4931 domain-containing protein, translating to MKQTHLHFNMQIGRKKPVSVNNTETACPFCDRNSLTDVLEQRGSMIWLMNKFPVLEDTHQTVLIESDECQGDWSVYSKEHVRALLAFGVEKWLEMEQSKSYRSVLFFKNHGPYSGGSIRHPHMQIVGLHDYNYLDQVKDSDFTGMTIDQETGIECNLSTHPRAGFFEYNVILSDFDQLPKMADYLQILAHWILTHVNPRNQSYNFFFYHWREKLIAKVVPRFVTSPLYVGYSIPQVANNLEEIVDELQRRYF from the coding sequence ATGAAGCAGACACACTTGCACTTTAACATGCAAATAGGCAGAAAAAAGCCAGTGAGTGTAAACAACACAGAAACGGCCTGTCCTTTTTGTGATCGAAACAGTCTCACAGACGTTTTGGAGCAGCGGGGCTCCATGATTTGGCTCATGAACAAATTCCCTGTTCTGGAGGATACGCATCAAACTGTTTTGATTGAGTCGGATGAATGCCAAGGGGATTGGTCTGTCTATTCCAAAGAACATGTACGAGCATTGCTGGCATTCGGGGTGGAGAAGTGGCTTGAAATGGAGCAAAGCAAGTCTTATCGTTCCGTTCTGTTCTTCAAAAACCACGGCCCGTATTCCGGGGGCAGCATCCGTCATCCGCACATGCAGATCGTCGGATTACATGACTACAACTATCTGGATCAGGTAAAAGACAGTGATTTTACTGGCATGACCATCGATCAAGAGACGGGGATTGAATGCAATCTGTCTACGCATCCGCGTGCAGGTTTTTTTGAATACAATGTCATTCTATCGGACTTTGATCAATTGCCGAAAATGGCAGACTACTTACAAATTTTAGCACATTGGATACTGACTCATGTCAATCCGCGCAACCAAAGCTACAATTTTTTCTTTTACCATTGGAGAGAAAAGCTGATCGCCAAAGTGGTTCCGAGGTTTGTTACCTCTCCTCTTTACGTAGGCTATTCCATTCCGCAGGTCGCCAATAATTTGGAAGAGATCGTCGATGAATTGCAGCGACGATACTTCTAA
- a CDS encoding ABC transporter ATP-binding protein, with product MQILSVENLSKGYGEKVLFDNISFHIAEQERIGLIGVNGTGKSSLLKIVAGLDTADSGKIVHANHFHVEYLPQNPDFDENSSILEQVFYGDSPLIQLLRDYETALEAVQESPDDEKKQARLFAVQNRMDAADAWESNTQAKMILTKLGLHNFSQKVGELSGGQKKRVAMARALIQPADLLILDEPTNHIDNETVEWLEEYLSRYKGALLLVTHDRYFLDRVTNRTFELDRGKLYSYEGNYAMFLEKKAEREENEAAVESKRQNLLRRELAWLRRGAKARTTKQKARVQRAEELRDKVVDGPAAKMEMALGASRLGKKVIELTNINKAYGERKLINDFSYIVLPGDRVGIIGPNGSGKTTLLNMLAGRIQPDSGSLEIGTTVKIAYYTQDNVEMDEKLRVIEYVKEAAEVIQTSNGESITASQMLERFLFSPHMQWTPISRLSGGERRRLYLLRTLMGEPNVLFLDEPTNDLDIQTLSILEDYLEQFPGAVITVSHDRYFLDRTVDHLFAFEGQGDIRHYYGNYSEYLEERRQEKASQVQEAEQQAEKAPSNSGANRGNNRTRKLSYKDQKEWDAIEGKIAALEERSVKLKQEIAASGSDYGKIEKLYAEEQQVAAELEATIERWAELSALVEELEQGK from the coding sequence ATGCAAATATTATCAGTAGAAAACCTCTCCAAAGGCTATGGAGAAAAAGTATTGTTTGATAACATTTCCTTTCATATTGCCGAGCAAGAGCGCATTGGTCTGATCGGTGTTAATGGTACGGGAAAATCCTCGCTCTTGAAAATTGTGGCGGGCCTGGATACAGCGGATAGCGGGAAAATTGTTCACGCGAATCATTTCCATGTGGAGTATTTGCCGCAAAATCCCGATTTTGACGAAAACTCCTCCATACTGGAACAAGTATTTTACGGCGATTCTCCGCTCATTCAGCTTTTGCGTGATTATGAAACAGCGCTAGAGGCTGTTCAGGAATCGCCTGACGACGAGAAAAAGCAGGCGCGATTGTTTGCTGTTCAAAACAGGATGGATGCGGCTGATGCGTGGGAGAGCAATACGCAAGCCAAAATGATCCTGACCAAGCTTGGCCTGCACAATTTCTCGCAAAAGGTAGGAGAGCTCTCTGGTGGACAAAAAAAGCGGGTAGCAATGGCACGTGCCCTGATTCAACCAGCAGACCTGCTCATTTTGGATGAGCCTACGAACCATATTGACAATGAGACAGTCGAGTGGCTGGAAGAGTATTTGTCCCGCTACAAGGGCGCTTTGCTGCTCGTCACCCATGATCGTTATTTCCTGGATCGTGTGACGAACCGCACGTTTGAGCTGGATCGCGGCAAGCTGTACAGCTATGAAGGCAACTACGCGATGTTCCTGGAGAAAAAGGCGGAGCGTGAAGAAAATGAAGCAGCCGTAGAGAGCAAGCGGCAAAATCTGCTTCGACGCGAGCTGGCATGGCTTCGTCGTGGAGCAAAAGCGCGGACGACCAAACAAAAGGCGCGTGTGCAACGGGCTGAGGAGTTACGAGATAAAGTTGTAGATGGACCTGCTGCCAAGATGGAAATGGCACTCGGGGCCAGCCGTCTCGGTAAAAAGGTGATCGAGCTTACAAACATCAATAAAGCATACGGTGAGCGAAAACTGATCAACGATTTTAGCTATATTGTCCTGCCGGGTGATCGTGTGGGAATTATCGGGCCAAACGGAAGCGGAAAAACGACGCTCTTGAACATGCTTGCAGGAAGAATTCAACCGGATAGCGGTTCATTGGAAATCGGAACGACCGTAAAAATCGCCTACTACACGCAGGATAATGTTGAGATGGACGAAAAGCTGCGCGTCATCGAATATGTAAAGGAAGCAGCAGAGGTCATTCAGACGAGCAACGGGGAGTCGATTACGGCTTCGCAAATGCTGGAGAGGTTCCTGTTTTCGCCGCATATGCAATGGACACCGATTTCCCGCCTGTCTGGGGGAGAGCGCAGACGTCTCTATCTGCTCCGTACGCTGATGGGAGAGCCGAATGTGCTGTTTTTAGATGAGCCTACGAATGATTTGGATATTCAAACACTCAGTATTTTGGAGGACTATCTCGAGCAGTTCCCAGGGGCAGTTATCACGGTGTCGCATGACCGCTATTTCCTCGATCGTACCGTTGACCATTTATTTGCTTTTGAAGGGCAAGGAGACATTCGTCATTACTACGGCAACTACTCCGAGTACTTGGAAGAAAGACGCCAGGAAAAAGCATCACAGGTGCAAGAAGCGGAGCAACAGGCAGAAAAGGCGCCAAGCAACAGCGGGGCTAATCGCGGCAACAACCGAACCCGCAAGCTGTCCTACAAGGATCAGAAGGAATGGGATGCGATTGAAGGCAAAATCGCGGCTTTGGAAGAGCGCAGTGTCAAGCTAAAGCAAGAGATTGCAGCGTCTGGCAGCGATTACGGCAAAATTGAAAAGCTCTATGCAGAAGAACAGCAAGTAGCGGCAGAGCTGGAAGCAACCATTGAGCGTTGGGCGGAATTATCTGCACTGGTAGAGGAATTGGAGCAAGGGAAATAA
- a CDS encoding GNAT family N-acetyltransferase — translation MNCSDDTSNHRKGAYALTYTITARKTLTSEELAQITELVAICNEQDGIDLKVNPGMLEKRSGEHEEDFVCYADGKLVGFLGLYVFHGGEAEVSGMVHPAYRRKGIFTALQAQAADACRRRGIPAQLFIVQRDSQSGKSYRERIGGHYQFSEYWMDLGEKQRATVSGNVLLRPEAASDYETLIWLNVHGFQMEEERAREMAENMAGDPKSTTHLMIVDDKAVGKISVNKNEGKAFIYGFCVHPDYQGKGYGRQALAQTIEMLGKEGYQDVSLEVACENSSALGLYESCGFFVKSANDYYKLVL, via the coding sequence ATGAATTGCAGCGACGATACTTCTAATCATAGAAAGGGTGCTTACGCTTTGACGTATACGATCACGGCAAGAAAAACACTCACCTCAGAGGAACTGGCACAGATTACAGAATTGGTTGCGATTTGCAATGAGCAGGATGGGATTGATCTCAAAGTAAACCCGGGTATGCTGGAAAAGCGTTCGGGAGAGCATGAAGAAGACTTTGTCTGTTATGCCGATGGAAAGCTGGTTGGCTTTCTAGGACTCTACGTGTTTCATGGCGGTGAGGCAGAAGTGAGCGGCATGGTCCATCCAGCCTACAGAAGAAAAGGCATATTCACAGCGTTGCAAGCACAAGCCGCAGACGCATGCAGACGAAGAGGCATTCCGGCGCAGTTGTTTATCGTTCAGCGAGATTCGCAAAGTGGCAAGTCATATAGGGAGCGAATCGGTGGCCATTATCAATTCTCGGAATATTGGATGGATTTAGGAGAGAAGCAAAGAGCAACGGTTTCTGGAAACGTGCTGCTTCGACCGGAGGCCGCCAGCGACTATGAAACATTGATTTGGCTGAACGTCCATGGTTTTCAAATGGAGGAAGAACGGGCAAGGGAAATGGCCGAAAACATGGCGGGTGATCCCAAGTCCACCACGCATTTGATGATTGTCGATGATAAGGCCGTTGGTAAAATAAGCGTGAACAAAAATGAAGGCAAGGCGTTTATTTATGGATTTTGTGTCCACCCAGATTACCAAGGGAAAGGGTATGGACGCCAGGCTTTGGCACAAACGATCGAGATGCTGGGGAAAGAAGGATACCAGGACGTATCACTGGAGGTAGCCTGTGAAAACAGCAGTGCTTTGGGGCTGTATGAATCATGCGGCTTTTTTGTAAAGTCGGCCAATGATTACTACAAGCTGGTGTTGTAG
- a CDS encoding virulence factor, translating to MKLLSIEPTPSPNVMKLNVDERLPDGVQHVYTKKDASKAPELMNKLLEIEGVTSIFHTADFLALERKSNADWQRILTVAREVLQAGGGAAVSDMSAEEAGAFGEAQVYIQMFRGVPMQVKVTMGTEQIRAALPERFGQAAVRAGSASPNLIMERKWVEHGVRYGDLREIGEEVALEVDASYPDSRVEEIVQQAMALGPGETPEPVVREKKVVTLEMLDDPDWQKRYEALDRMEPTEEDLPVLEKALRDGKPSIRRLAVVYLGMIGGDNVFPLLFEALRDDSVSVRRTAGDTLSDLGDTRAILPMCEALKDKNKLVRWRAARYLFEVGDETALDALRAAQNDPEFEVSLQVQMAVQRIESGEAASGTVWQQMTRRND from the coding sequence ATGAAACTGTTGTCCATCGAACCGACGCCGAGTCCAAACGTCATGAAGCTGAATGTAGACGAGCGTTTGCCGGATGGGGTCCAACATGTCTATACAAAGAAAGATGCGAGTAAAGCACCAGAACTTATGAACAAGCTCTTGGAGATCGAAGGAGTTACCTCCATTTTTCATACGGCGGATTTTCTCGCGCTGGAGCGAAAGTCCAATGCAGATTGGCAGCGTATTTTGACTGTCGCGCGCGAGGTTTTGCAAGCAGGTGGGGGAGCGGCTGTTTCTGACATGTCTGCGGAGGAAGCAGGGGCATTTGGAGAGGCGCAAGTGTACATTCAAATGTTCCGCGGTGTACCCATGCAGGTCAAGGTGACCATGGGAACGGAACAGATTCGTGCAGCGCTGCCAGAGCGTTTTGGCCAGGCAGCCGTGCGTGCAGGCTCTGCTTCGCCCAACCTCATCATGGAGCGGAAATGGGTCGAGCATGGCGTGCGCTATGGCGATTTGCGCGAGATTGGCGAGGAGGTCGCATTGGAAGTCGATGCCTCCTATCCGGATAGCCGTGTGGAAGAAATCGTGCAACAGGCCATGGCGCTTGGTCCCGGGGAAACTCCAGAGCCAGTCGTGCGTGAAAAGAAAGTCGTTACGCTGGAGATGCTCGATGATCCGGATTGGCAAAAAAGATATGAAGCGCTGGATCGAATGGAGCCTACCGAAGAGGATTTGCCTGTTTTGGAAAAAGCGCTCCGTGATGGCAAGCCGTCGATTCGCAGGCTGGCGGTTGTGTATCTGGGCATGATCGGTGGGGATAATGTCTTCCCGCTGCTGTTTGAAGCGCTCCGGGATGATTCCGTCTCTGTCCGACGCACAGCAGGCGATACCTTGTCTGACTTAGGTGACACGCGCGCAATTCTGCCGATGTGTGAAGCGTTGAAGGATAAAAACAAGCTGGTACGCTGGCGCGCTGCTCGCTACCTGTTTGAGGTGGGGGATGAAACTGCCTTGGACGCTTTGCGTGCCGCACAGAACGATCCAGAGTTCGAGGTCAGCTTGCAAGTCCAAATGGCCGTGCAGCGCATTGAAAGCGGTGAGGCGGCTAGCGGTACCGTTTGGCAGCAAATGACTCGCCGAAACGATTAG
- a CDS encoding cupin domain-containing protein — MATSYRDYTSPNTQFTYDMRNNLFFKKDDRNFIDSLGIAQLNTLGNNSLLDIFLTTGNVVEPHIHQNAAELVYCIAGEAIVSLINPFTNQLLNYNIKPRQVANIPQGWWHYEMALTDDTHLLAIFDAPIPEVIFGSDILRLTPASVWAHTYCLDEAKVKETFAPITQTVVIGPPVGCQQQGQLPDRAVSSQYPYYGYSSQMPDGYGYYDANYVQQGGYGQQPVYQQPTGFPQYSTHPCHTGYPPQPDYPSY, encoded by the coding sequence ATGGCTACTTCCTATCGCGACTATACATCGCCAAATACTCAATTCACGTACGACATGAGAAATAATCTGTTTTTCAAAAAGGACGATCGGAATTTCATCGATTCCCTGGGGATCGCCCAATTAAATACATTAGGCAACAATTCGTTGTTGGATATTTTCTTGACAACCGGAAATGTTGTCGAGCCACACATTCATCAAAATGCAGCGGAGCTGGTGTACTGCATCGCTGGTGAGGCCATTGTATCCTTAATCAATCCTTTTACCAATCAATTGCTCAACTACAATATTAAACCGAGACAAGTTGCCAATATCCCACAGGGCTGGTGGCACTATGAAATGGCTTTGACAGACGATACGCATCTACTGGCTATTTTTGATGCGCCTATTCCTGAGGTGATCTTTGGCTCCGATATTTTGCGCTTAACTCCAGCGAGTGTGTGGGCACATACGTATTGTTTAGACGAAGCAAAGGTAAAAGAAACATTTGCGCCTATTACCCAAACCGTCGTGATTGGCCCGCCAGTAGGATGTCAGCAGCAGGGGCAGTTGCCAGATAGAGCTGTCTCAAGTCAGTACCCGTACTATGGTTACTCGAGCCAGATGCCAGACGGTTACGGTTATTACGATGCCAACTATGTGCAGCAGGGTGGATATGGACAGCAGCCAGTCTATCAACAGCCGACCGGATTTCCGCAATATAGCACGCACCCCTGCCATACCGGATATCCACCACAGCCCGATTACCCATCCTATTAA
- a CDS encoding L,D-transpeptidase, whose protein sequence is MKKLPSYNIRISIAKLRLDLFDGNRRIRSYPVALGKIATSTPRGDFTIINKVPYPNSYPGGPLSVFGTFWMGLSKPHYGIHGTNDPSSIGKYVSRGCIRMYNKDVNALAKIVPIGTPVRIRQQ, encoded by the coding sequence GTGAAGAAGCTGCCGTCCTACAACATCCGCATCTCGATTGCGAAGCTACGTCTCGATCTGTTCGATGGAAACCGACGCATCCGCTCGTATCCTGTTGCTTTGGGCAAAATCGCCACATCGACGCCACGAGGGGATTTTACCATCATCAACAAAGTCCCCTATCCGAATTCCTATCCGGGAGGACCTTTGAGTGTATTCGGCACCTTCTGGATGGGACTAAGCAAGCCACACTACGGCATTCACGGCACGAACGATCCTTCCTCCATCGGTAAGTACGTATCTCGTGGCTGTATTCGTATGTACAATAAGGACGTGAATGCTCTCGCAAAAATCGTGCCCATTGGTACGCCCGTTCGAATCAGACAGCAATAA